The Saprospiraceae bacterium genome includes a window with the following:
- a CDS encoding CHAT domain-containing protein, which translates to MRVIGIVLLLLYCIVWTSCFENGKTKHESNYIYYFLDDFHHNKHVFRADSLAYNDRIDEAVILFRSIGDTIQGILKNYVNCRLLSLTSLTDQNNPELLKKVKAIPDELQVLKYFRETSKFDYYYQFYPDSIDLNALESLADTKPLNKYFQAGLYFRIVSKYHIKFENFQYVISELERTLYLMKEYPFYTILHLDIFELLSQNYLYTRQHNSAEYYADQMTLFKNFSFSPDKYRKAKMHNIKGMILRRVGKNDLLTDEMRYSEELIGQDSCDKEWQVLLYNKMSLIFRSRDSVEKNEFQRYFNMMSEQVRKCKKQHTNYCLLMGLHESNNGEDKSAKEYLSAAIDFELQKIKPDESILSIVVNEIMDLYMTDKDYKNAMNTVMLDAGYKEAYNKDAFIQYCLIDIQFPFHFFINIARIRYEEYKTTKDIEKLKEAYDYVKLIDETLYEKYDVTDEDAIIRFADDVGGTFIETGLKVCFELWEVTGDDYYKNKFIALDERHSGVIFARDFQLKQGVSVLPDSLQKKELFLISEVKNFKRFKNISNRYNDAPVQYSKFQRDVRASFPDYKSASLFKEIPDIGTIKQKLAKTESCILKFNMFNDKLFVTLVNGVQTNIYSVKTEDHYVDKLTKLIDVLVNNHGITPKEFRDLSFQIYDWLFPGTNGPLLAKNIIFIPSGIFYNLNIEALVKDTVNNSKEFSELNYLINNHEVIYSTGLSHLEESDQSATGTSLNVSAFSYTGEKEENLNLIGGLSNIKGTLYELREIKNSFPKAGIYDGKKASLNQFKLVFESDKTDIVHLGLHGFSESSERDNVKLYFRRGMKRDSLLGYELLNLDTRAKLVVLSACQSAIGNVHDSEGVYSMSRYFMINGISNVISSLWDADDKTSALIFKKFYSTKDLNKLVSGKALHEIKRDLCRQRSLHPHYVFGYVRYSTNF; encoded by the coding sequence ATGAGGGTAATAGGAATTGTACTATTATTGCTCTATTGTATTGTATGGACTTCTTGTTTTGAAAACGGGAAAACAAAACATGAGAGCAATTATATCTATTATTTTTTAGATGATTTTCATCACAATAAGCATGTCTTCAGAGCTGATTCATTGGCTTACAATGACAGAATCGATGAAGCAGTTATTCTATTCCGGTCTATTGGTGATACTATACAAGGTATCCTTAAAAATTATGTGAATTGCAGATTATTGAGTTTGACGAGCCTGACAGATCAAAATAATCCGGAGTTATTAAAAAAAGTAAAAGCTATACCGGATGAATTACAAGTTTTAAAATACTTTAGAGAGACTTCGAAATTTGATTATTATTATCAATTTTATCCGGACTCTATTGACTTGAATGCATTGGAAAGTTTAGCAGATACCAAGCCGCTAAATAAGTATTTTCAGGCAGGGCTCTATTTTAGGATTGTCAGTAAATATCATATAAAATTTGAAAACTTTCAATATGTCATCTCAGAATTGGAAAGGACTTTGTACCTTATGAAAGAATATCCTTTTTATACTATACTCCACTTAGATATTTTTGAACTGCTTAGTCAGAATTACCTCTATACAAGGCAACATAACAGCGCAGAATATTATGCGGATCAAATGACACTATTTAAAAATTTTTCGTTTAGTCCGGACAAATACAGAAAAGCAAAGATGCACAACATCAAAGGTATGATTCTTCGTAGAGTGGGAAAAAACGATCTGCTGACTGATGAAATGAGATATTCTGAAGAATTAATAGGTCAGGATAGCTGTGATAAAGAATGGCAGGTATTGCTATACAATAAAATGTCTTTAATATTCAGATCCCGGGATTCGGTTGAAAAAAATGAATTTCAAAGGTATTTTAATATGATGAGTGAGCAAGTCCGAAAATGTAAAAAACAACATACAAATTACTGTTTACTAATGGGATTGCATGAATCAAATAATGGAGAAGACAAATCTGCAAAAGAATACCTGTCAGCTGCCATAGATTTTGAACTTCAAAAAATCAAACCTGATGAATCTATTTTAAGTATAGTGGTAAACGAAATCATGGATTTGTACATGACCGATAAAGACTATAAAAATGCTATGAATACCGTTATGCTGGATGCCGGATATAAGGAAGCTTATAATAAAGATGCTTTTATTCAATATTGTCTCATTGATATACAATTTCCATTTCATTTTTTTATAAATATTGCCCGAATAAGATATGAAGAATACAAGACTACAAAAGATATTGAAAAGCTAAAGGAGGCTTATGATTATGTCAAATTGATTGACGAAACGTTATATGAGAAATACGATGTAACTGATGAAGATGCAATCATCAGGTTTGCTGATGATGTAGGTGGGACATTTATTGAGACAGGGCTGAAAGTCTGCTTTGAGTTATGGGAAGTAACAGGCGATGACTATTATAAAAACAAATTTATTGCTTTGGATGAGCGTCATTCGGGTGTCATATTTGCCAGAGATTTTCAATTAAAGCAGGGAGTTTCAGTCTTACCGGACAGTCTGCAAAAAAAAGAGTTGTTTTTAATTTCAGAAGTAAAAAATTTCAAACGTTTTAAAAATATTTCAAACAGATATAATGATGCTCCGGTACAATATTCAAAATTTCAAAGAGATGTTCGTGCCTCATTTCCTGATTATAAGTCTGCGAGTCTGTTTAAAGAGATACCGGACATAGGTACTATAAAACAAAAATTGGCAAAAACAGAAAGCTGTATTTTAAAATTTAATATGTTCAATGATAAATTATTTGTGACACTCGTGAATGGTGTTCAAACTAATATATATAGTGTAAAGACCGAAGATCATTATGTGGATAAGCTAACAAAATTAATTGATGTTCTGGTAAATAATCATGGGATTACGCCTAAAGAATTCAGAGATTTATCTTTTCAGATTTACGATTGGTTATTTCCTGGTACCAATGGGCCATTATTGGCAAAAAATATCATTTTTATTCCGAGCGGCATCTTCTATAACCTTAATATAGAAGCATTGGTAAAAGATACTGTAAACAATTCCAAAGAATTTTCTGAGCTCAATTATCTTATTAATAATCATGAAGTCATTTATAGTACGGGATTAAGTCACCTTGAAGAGTCGGACCAATCTGCGACTGGAACTTCTCTTAATGTCAGTGCATTTTCATATACGGGAGAAAAAGAAGAAAACTTGAATTTGATAGGCGGATTGTCAAATATTAAAGGTACTCTATACGAATTGAGGGAAATCAAAAACAGTTTTCCGAAAGCAGGAATATATGACGGTAAAAAAGCCAGCTTAAATCAGTTTAAATTAGTTTTTGAGTCTGATAAGACAGACATAGTACATTTAGGATTACATGGATTTTCAGAATCATCAGAAAGGGATAATGTCAAGTTGTATTTCAGGAGGGGAATGAAAAGGGATAGTTTGCTTGGATATGAATTACTGAATTTGGACACAAGAGCGAAACTTGTAGTTTTATCAGCATGCCAGTCTGCAATAGGGAATGTACATGATAGTGAAGGCGTGTATTCAATGTCAAGATATTTTATGATAAATGGTATTTCAAATGTAATCTCCAGTCTATGGGACGCTGATGATAAGACTTCTGCACTTATTTTCAAAAAATTTTACAGCACAAAAGACTTGAATAAATTGGTGTCAGGAAAAGCGTTGCATGAAATAAAAAGGGACCTTTGTCGCCAAAGATCCCTGCATCCGCATTATGTTTTTGGATATGTAAGATATAGTACGAACTTTTAG